A stretch of Oncorhynchus mykiss isolate Arlee chromosome 26, USDA_OmykA_1.1, whole genome shotgun sequence DNA encodes these proteins:
- the LOC110506352 gene encoding cadherin-5 → MMRQSAWRQMTGPEMWMGLFALAVTLSLTMAEHVVQRPALQTSPVLHRHKREWLWNNLYVEEERPTNKQYYIGKLKSTKSGDRTHYVIKGEGANTIFKVDEKGHIYVTERLDREEKSKYLLSAKLFDTSNILVEKVEEFVILVTDINDNDPVFTKSFNASIKERSKSGTKVIEVTATDADDPTTANGELAYTLLEGGDFFNIDNTTGIITTKYENLDRETQSSYVVVVQAQDLRGLKQGGTATTSVTIAVSDINDNIATFTKSSYVFSVKEDMKRGQRIDTIVLEDRDEIQNKDPIFSIEPPSDTFEMERSQIKDGNLMLKQGLDYETKSSYTFFVQVRENHLQSPVDNKDNPVIKAQVTIQVLDVDEQPEFSQNIYNFNVIEEIMVNNIGVVSARDPDKANKAIRYSIEDKDSPIGINPITGQLFTVRKLDRELVANHMFQVKAKEEPNGLESFVNVNILVIDINDNKPELSIEEIFVCENDMAGTVIGTISATDKDYNLPAFSFTLVKPNGNFSVVDNNDNTSNIVLKHGGFSLEDSRDYVIEIGISDGGRPPMSSITTLPIKVCRCDNKRIHTQCKAAQLKMGVGVYTLIPILCILTILIIVILIAMRKRHQKDALVTLGKSEIHEQLVTYDEEGGGEMDTNGYDVSILTSARNDGSMSMRQGPSLYAMVKKPPTACKGDMAVMIEVKKDEADHDRDGIPYDTLHIYGYEGPESLAGSLSSLDSSSTGSSLDYDFLNDWGPRFRTLAELYGVDGSEGSDSLY, encoded by the exons TTAAAGTCAACTAAATCTGGTGACAGGACACACTATGTCATTAAAGGAGAAGGTGCCAACACTATCTTCAAAGTGGATGAAAAAGGACACATCTATGTCACTGAACGATTGGATCGAGAGGAGAAAAGCAAATACCTTCTAAGTGCCAAGCTGTTTGATACGAGCAACATATTGGTGGAGAAAGTGGAGGAGTTTGTGATCCTGGTTACTGACATCAATGACAACGATCCAGTGTTTACCAAATCATTCAACGCTTCTATCAAAGAGAGATCCAAAAGCG GAACTAAAGTGATAGAAGTCACTGCCACTGATGCAGATGATCCAACGACTGCAAATGGAGAACTTGCTTACACATTATTAGAGGGGGGAGATTTCTTCAATATAGACAACACAACGG GGATTATCACCACCAAGTATGAGAACCTGGACCGTGAGACCCAGAGTAGCTATGTGGTTGTGGTTCAAGCCCAGGATCTGAGAGGACTTAAACAAGGAGGCACCGCCACCACCTCTGTCACAATCGCAGTCAGTGACATCAATGATAACATAGCCACATTTACCAAAA GTTCCTATGTATTTAGTGTGAAAGAGGACATGAAGCGGGGACAGAGAATAGATACCATAGTCCTGGAGGACAGAGATGAGATCCAGAATAAAGACCCAATCTTCTCCATAGAACCTCCATCTGACACCTTTGAAATGGAGCGCAGTCAGATCAAAGACGGCAACCTCATGCTGAAACAG GGACTGGATTATGAAACCAAGAGCAGCTACACGTTCTTTGTGCAAGTGAGGGAGAACCACTTGCAGTCCCCTGTGGATAATAAGGACAATCCAGTGATCAAGgcccaggtgaccatccaggtgCTAGACGTTGATGAGCAGCCAGAATTCAGCCAGAACATCTACAACTTTAATGTGATAGAGGaaattatggtcaataatattgGAGTCGTTTCAGCCAGAGACCCTGATAAAGCCAACAAGGCCATAAG GTATTCCATCGAGGACAAGGACAGTCCCATTGGTATCAACCCCATAACTGGACAACTTTTCACAGTGAGGAAGCTGGATCGGGAGCTTGTAGCGAATCACATGTTCCAGGTTAAAGCTAAGGAGGAACCCAATG GACTGGAATCTTTTGTGAACGTCAACATACTGGTCATTGATATCAATGACAACAAACCAGAGCTGTCCATTGAAGAGATATTTGTTTGTGAAAATGATATGGCTGGCACG GTGATTGGGACCATAAGTGCGACAGACAAAGATTATAATTTGCCCGCATTCAGCTTCACATTGGTGAAGCCGAACGGCAACTTTTCGGTCGTCGATAACAACG ACAACACATCTAACATAGTCCTGAAACATGGAGGCTTCAGCCTGGAGGACTCCAGGGATTATGTAATAGAGATTGGGATCAGCGATGGAGGCAGGCCTCCCATGAGCAGCATCACCACTCTGCCTATCAAAGTGTGCAGGTGTGACAACAAGAGGATTCACACCCAGTGCAAAGCAGCCCAACTAAAAATGGGTGTGGGTGTCTACACCCTGATTCCTATACTGTGCATCCTGACTATTCTGA TCATAGTGATCCTGATCGCTATGAGAAAGCGTCACCAAAAGGACGCCCTGGTCACTCTGGGTAAGAGTGAGATCCACGAGCAGCTAGTGACATACGACGAGGAGGGTGGTGGGGAGATGGACACCAACGGCTACGACGTGTCCATCCTGACCTCAGCTCGGAATGACGGCAGCATGAGCATGAGGCAGGGCCCCAGCCTTTACGCCATGGTGAAGAAACCGCCAACCGCGTGCAAGGGAGACATGGCCGTGATGATCGAGGTGAAGAAAGACGAAGCTGACCATGACAGGGATGGGATCCCCTACGATACCCTGCACATCTACGGCTACGAGGGGCCAGAGTCCCTGGCTGGTAGCCTCAGTTCGCTGGATAGTTCATCCACTGGCTCTAGCCTTGACTATGACTTCTTAAATGACTGGGGCCCTCGCTTCAGAACCCTGGCTGAGCTCTACGGGGTAGATGGGTCTGAGGGAAGTGACTCCCTGTATTGA